In a single window of the Nicotiana tomentosiformis chromosome 8, ASM39032v3, whole genome shotgun sequence genome:
- the LOC104101981 gene encoding uncharacterized protein, producing MPLSELEKRLGIDELYDDVLGGNMVEDCVTSPNSLDAAAKNPHTSFDGVEHHAANNASLTDLSLPKESHLVLPEDIILSKPTVISKMEIAASQAKCQKAFEPTPWPLHLDAPNFKPQETISCIKLSFVNAM from the exons ATGCCGTTGTCTGAACTGGAGAAACGa TTGGGCATCGATGAGTTGTATGATGATGTACTTGGTGGCAACATGGTGGAAGACTGTGTTACAAGCCCAAATTCCCTCGATGCGGCCGCAAAAAATCCGCACACTTCATTTGATGGTGTTGAACATCATGCTGCAAATAACGCTTCATTGACAGATTTAAGTCTACCCAAAGAGTCGCACCTCGTTCTTCCAGAAGATATTATACTTTCAAAGCCAACGGTGATAAGTAAGATGGAGATTGCCGCAAGTCAAGCTAAATGTCAAAAAGCCTTCGAGCCTACTCCATGGCCGTTACATCTTGATGCTCCAAACTTCAAACCACAAGAGACTATTTCATGTATTAAACTTTCTTTTGTTAACGCGATGTAG